From the Verrucomicrobiota bacterium genome, one window contains:
- a CDS encoding pyridoxal-phosphate dependent enzyme — MVSKDAPTIDDVRAAAARIAPYLHRTPVLTCAALDGMCGAELFFKCESFQKVGSFKARGATNAVLSLSEAEAARGVATHSSGNHAAALAYAARCRSTTAYVAMPRNAPDVKKRAVAGYGAEIVECEPTLEAREATLRQIVERTGAVFVPPYNDHRVIAGQGTAALELLDEVTDLDAVIVPVGGGGLLSGTAITVAALSPETLVFGAEPQQADDAYRSLHAGHIIPATNPATIADGLRTSLGTLTFPIIHRHVRDIVTVSEEAIVEAMRHIWQRMKVLVEPSAAVPVAALLEKRDQVPGRRIGIILSGGNADLDHLPW, encoded by the coding sequence ATGGTCAGCAAAGATGCGCCGACAATCGATGACGTGCGCGCGGCAGCGGCGCGGATAGCGCCTTACCTGCATCGGACGCCGGTATTGACGTGCGCGGCGCTCGATGGGATGTGCGGCGCCGAGCTGTTCTTCAAGTGCGAGTCTTTTCAGAAGGTCGGCTCGTTCAAGGCGCGCGGGGCGACGAACGCGGTGCTTTCGCTCAGCGAGGCCGAGGCGGCGCGCGGCGTGGCGACGCACTCATCGGGCAATCACGCGGCGGCGCTCGCCTACGCGGCACGCTGCCGGAGCACGACGGCCTACGTGGCGATGCCGCGCAACGCGCCCGACGTGAAGAAACGCGCGGTGGCCGGCTACGGCGCCGAGATTGTCGAATGCGAGCCGACGCTGGAGGCGCGCGAGGCGACGCTCCGGCAGATTGTCGAGCGCACCGGCGCCGTGTTCGTTCCGCCGTACAACGATCATCGCGTGATCGCCGGCCAGGGCACGGCCGCGCTCGAGCTGCTCGACGAGGTCACCGACCTCGACGCGGTCATCGTGCCCGTGGGCGGCGGCGGGTTGCTCAGCGGGACGGCGATCACGGTGGCCGCGCTCTCGCCTGAGACGCTCGTCTTCGGCGCCGAACCGCAACAGGCCGACGACGCCTACCGCTCGTTGCACGCCGGGCACATCATCCCGGCAACGAACCCGGCGACGATCGCCGACGGGCTGCGCACCTCGCTCGGCACGCTCACGTTCCCGATCATCCACCGCCACGTGCGCGACATCGTTACCGTGAGCGAGGAGGCCATCGTCGAAGCGATGCGCCACATCTGGCAGCGGATGAAGGTCCTCGTCGAGCCCTCGGCCGCCGTCCCCGTCGCTGCCCTGCTCGAGAAGCGCGATCAGGTCCCCGGCCGCCGCATCGGCATCATCCTCTCCGGTGGCAACGCCGACCTGGACCACCTGCCGTGGTGA
- a CDS encoding GNAT family N-acetyltransferase: protein MDLLACIIKTEMTFPSSFTNAEERAWGVMYHNVEIADSYDSNHAWVRRGDRCAAVREIEAFYRGKRLVPRVYQMVPGGTADPLRPALEEAGFAVGIQSFKLFIYTGSPGCTPGAGVQFRRVQEANGALLDMIERSAGLRARKVIARRVRAADCHLLVGTVDGRPVTLGSLQSINGLTRIDGVLTDAAERGRGYGLALTHALIAYHAEHLRDTLYLYADGPAAIRMYLKAGFEPLEPPVTWYWAAKD, encoded by the coding sequence GTGGACCTGCTCGCCTGCATCATCAAGACGGAGATGACGTTCCCGAGCAGCTTCACGAACGCCGAGGAGCGCGCGTGGGGAGTCATGTACCACAACGTCGAGATCGCCGACAGCTACGACAGCAACCACGCATGGGTCCGGCGCGGCGATCGGTGCGCCGCGGTACGAGAGATCGAGGCGTTCTATCGTGGCAAGAGGCTTGTCCCGCGCGTCTATCAGATGGTCCCAGGGGGCACGGCCGACCCGCTGCGACCCGCACTCGAGGAGGCGGGCTTCGCCGTCGGTATCCAGTCGTTCAAGCTGTTCATCTACACGGGGTCTCCGGGGTGCACACCGGGCGCCGGCGTGCAGTTCCGGCGCGTCCAGGAGGCCAATGGCGCGCTGCTCGACATGATCGAGCGCTCCGCCGGGCTGCGGGCACGCAAGGTCATCGCCCGCCGCGTCCGAGCCGCCGACTGCCACCTGCTCGTCGGCACGGTTGACGGGCGGCCCGTCACGCTCGGTTCGCTGCAGAGCATCAACGGCCTCACGCGCATCGACGGCGTGCTCACCGACGCCGCCGAGCGCGGCCGAGGATACGGGCTCGCCCTGACGCACGCGCTAATCGCGTACCACGCCGAGCACCTCCGCGACACGCTCTACCTCTATGCCGACGGCCCAGCCGCCATCCGCATGTACCTCAAGGCAGGCTTCGAGCCGCTCGAACCGCCCGTCACGTGGTACTGGGCCGCCAAAGACTGA
- a CDS encoding alpha/beta hydrolase codes for MGIHVRTYGTSGSVVVVLHGGPAAVGSVAPVARGLADSFRVLEPWQRGSGEEPLTVARHLADLHELVESCGDGARPGIVGWSWGAMLALAYAAEHPDCVGALALVGCGTFDLAARARRKAILDKRTTGDMRARLEHVEREIADPAERLKAKYDIIGPLHDVDALPAEKDPEADAVPFDKRAHGETWDDMMRLQAEGVYPAAFAAIKAPVLMLHGDCDPHPGAMIRASLAPYLPHLEYRELAHCGHSPWRERAARDEFFAALREWLAGTLADEAR; via the coding sequence ATGGGAATCCATGTTCGGACATACGGGACATCGGGATCGGTCGTTGTCGTGCTGCACGGCGGGCCGGCGGCGGTGGGGAGCGTGGCGCCGGTCGCGCGCGGGCTGGCGGATTCGTTTCGCGTGCTCGAGCCGTGGCAGCGGGGAAGTGGAGAAGAACCGCTGACGGTCGCCCGGCATCTGGCCGATCTGCATGAGCTGGTCGAGTCGTGCGGCGACGGCGCGCGTCCGGGAATCGTCGGGTGGTCGTGGGGCGCGATGCTCGCGCTGGCGTATGCGGCCGAGCACCCTGATTGCGTCGGCGCGCTCGCGCTCGTCGGGTGCGGAACGTTTGACCTCGCAGCCCGCGCGCGGAGGAAGGCCATCCTCGACAAGCGAACAACCGGCGATATGCGCGCCCGGCTCGAACACGTCGAGCGGGAGATCGCCGATCCCGCCGAGCGCCTCAAGGCGAAGTACGACATCATCGGCCCGCTGCACGATGTCGATGCGCTCCCGGCCGAGAAAGATCCCGAAGCAGACGCCGTCCCGTTCGACAAGCGCGCCCACGGCGAGACGTGGGACGACATGATGCGCCTCCAGGCCGAGGGCGTCTACCCGGCCGCGTTCGCCGCGATCAAAGCGCCCGTCCTTATGCTCCACGGCGACTGCGACCCGCATCCGGGTGCCATGATCCGCGCGAGCCTCGCCCCCTACCTCCCCCATCTCGAATACCGCGAACTCGCCCACTGCGGCCACAGCCCCTGGCGCGAACGCGCCGCCCGCGACGAGTTTTTCGCCGCTCTGCGCGAGTGGCTTGCGGGGACGCTCGCAGACGAAGCGAGGTGA
- a CDS encoding PTS sugar transporter subunit IIA, whose amino-acid sequence MGNMLSVREAAELLRVSQKTVYRWLKDGRIPFHRLGGQYFLDRSEVNNLVIREGLRPVSAIFPEPEHDAPIALHEMLGRGGIFYRIGGTTKKEILANALSVVKGLDESVSSSLLELFLAREELAPTGIGEGIAVPHARGSLVGYVSQPVLSLSFLETPIDYGALDGKPVHALFLLISPNVRTHLRLLAKLSFALRDPECREALLTQASREAILEAFARVDSTFCEGQ is encoded by the coding sequence ATGGGCAACATGCTGTCCGTTCGCGAGGCAGCCGAACTCCTAAGAGTCTCCCAGAAGACCGTTTATCGCTGGCTCAAGGACGGCCGGATCCCCTTTCATCGTCTTGGCGGGCAGTACTTCCTGGACCGGTCGGAGGTCAACAACCTGGTCATTCGGGAAGGCCTTCGACCCGTCAGCGCCATTTTCCCGGAGCCCGAGCATGACGCTCCCATAGCATTGCACGAGATGCTGGGACGGGGAGGGATTTTCTATCGGATCGGGGGGACGACCAAGAAAGAGATCCTGGCAAACGCGCTCAGCGTGGTCAAGGGGCTCGACGAGTCGGTCAGCAGCTCGCTGCTTGAGCTGTTCCTGGCTCGGGAGGAACTGGCGCCCACCGGCATCGGTGAGGGCATTGCCGTGCCCCACGCCCGCGGGTCGCTGGTCGGGTACGTCAGTCAGCCGGTGCTCTCGCTCTCGTTTCTCGAGACGCCGATCGACTACGGAGCGTTGGACGGCAAGCCCGTACATGCCCTGTTCCTGCTGATCTCCCCGAATGTCCGAACGCACCTGCGTCTTCTTGCCAAGCTCTCCTTCGCCCTTCGCGACCCCGAATGCCGAGAGGCGCTACTCACCCAAGCATCACGCGAAGCGATTCTGGAGGCATTCGCGCGAGTGGATAGCACCTTTTGCGAGGGGCAGTAG
- a CDS encoding hydrogenase: MALFVVGCGVCVVGGIGAFFLSRSRCASWLATAGIWIGCGLVLVPVLAALQGRGPEPFKIAWSLPGGSISLGLDELSAFFCLPVLLIAPCMALYACLYLAHETKPLGSLWFFTTVLVTAMLLLTAARDGLLFLMIWELMALSSLLLVLFDDEHPHVRQAGWTYLIATHMGTAVLLVFFAWLGAEAGSLEFSTIAAAKVPARAAGGLFALAVIGFGSKAGFVPLHVWLPEAHPAAPSHVSALMSGVMIKTGIYGLLRALMLLGEPSVAWGWSLVAIGLISGVLGVVFALAQHDIKRLLAYHSVENIGIITLGIGVGILGRCWNQPALIVLGFGGGILHVLNHAVFKSLLFLGAGAVAHSTGTRDIDHLGGLLKSMRWTGATFLVASAAISGLPPFNGFVSEFLIYIAGLRSAQAGGPYAVLLAIAILAGLALIGGLAAACFAKAFGIVFLGEPRSSHAAHAREVGPAMRWPMVVLAVLCLGIGLLAPLVVKMVLPVVSSISGVAHEALSDSVAGAMQSLTSIGWSFAVLLVLIAGFYLVRRVLPRAKQQAKAGTWDCGYARPTPRMQYTSSSFAQPLVDLLKMLLGTRNEGKPVHGLFPREASFSSDTPDAARERLFVPLFRLLDRVLAPIRRLQRGGIHEYLLYVMLTLLALLIWKGGRP; encoded by the coding sequence ATGGCACTGTTCGTTGTCGGGTGTGGTGTGTGTGTTGTCGGCGGAATCGGGGCGTTCTTCCTGAGCCGATCGAGGTGCGCCTCGTGGCTGGCCACCGCTGGAATCTGGATCGGGTGCGGGCTTGTGCTGGTTCCGGTCCTTGCCGCGCTGCAGGGCCGTGGCCCGGAGCCGTTCAAGATAGCCTGGAGCTTGCCGGGTGGTTCTATTTCGCTTGGGCTCGATGAGCTGTCGGCGTTCTTCTGCCTGCCCGTTCTGCTCATCGCTCCCTGCATGGCGCTGTACGCGTGCTTGTACCTGGCTCATGAGACCAAGCCGTTGGGATCGCTCTGGTTCTTCACCACCGTACTTGTCACCGCCATGCTCCTTCTGACGGCCGCCCGCGACGGGCTGCTGTTCCTCATGATCTGGGAGCTCATGGCACTCAGTTCGCTTCTCCTCGTGCTTTTTGACGACGAGCACCCTCACGTGCGCCAAGCGGGATGGACGTACCTGATCGCCACCCACATGGGAACGGCCGTGCTGCTCGTGTTTTTCGCGTGGCTGGGGGCCGAGGCCGGGTCGCTGGAGTTCTCCACGATCGCTGCAGCCAAGGTGCCGGCGCGCGCGGCCGGCGGGCTGTTCGCGCTCGCCGTGATCGGCTTCGGATCGAAGGCGGGCTTTGTGCCGCTCCACGTGTGGCTGCCTGAAGCGCATCCGGCAGCGCCCAGTCACGTCTCGGCCCTGATGTCCGGCGTGATGATCAAGACAGGCATCTACGGCCTGCTGCGCGCCCTCATGCTGCTGGGCGAGCCGTCGGTGGCCTGGGGATGGAGTCTCGTCGCGATCGGTCTGATCTCCGGCGTGCTCGGTGTGGTCTTCGCGCTGGCGCAGCACGACATCAAGCGGCTTCTGGCGTACCACAGTGTCGAGAATATCGGGATCATCACACTCGGCATCGGCGTGGGCATCCTCGGCCGCTGCTGGAATCAGCCGGCGTTGATCGTGCTCGGATTCGGCGGCGGCATCCTCCACGTGCTCAACCACGCCGTGTTCAAGAGCCTGCTCTTCCTCGGCGCGGGGGCCGTCGCCCACAGCACGGGGACCCGGGACATCGACCACCTCGGCGGCCTGCTCAAGTCCATGCGATGGACGGGTGCGACATTCCTTGTCGCGTCGGCGGCCATCTCGGGGCTCCCGCCGTTCAACGGATTCGTGAGCGAGTTCCTGATCTACATCGCCGGCTTGAGGAGCGCGCAAGCCGGGGGGCCTTACGCCGTTCTGCTCGCCATCGCCATCCTCGCCGGCCTCGCGCTGATCGGCGGGCTGGCGGCGGCGTGTTTCGCCAAGGCATTCGGCATCGTCTTCCTTGGTGAGCCGCGGAGCTCCCATGCCGCGCATGCACGGGAGGTCGGTCCCGCAATGCGATGGCCGATGGTCGTGCTCGCCGTGCTTTGCCTCGGGATCGGGCTCCTTGCGCCGCTCGTGGTCAAGATGGTGCTCCCAGTCGTCAGCAGCATATCAGGCGTCGCTCACGAGGCGCTGAGCGACTCGGTGGCCGGCGCGATGCAGAGCCTGACAAGCATTGGGTGGTCATTCGCCGTGCTCCTCGTCTTGATTGCCGGTTTCTATCTCGTGCGGCGTGTGCTGCCGCGGGCGAAGCAGCAAGCCAAGGCGGGAACATGGGACTGCGGGTACGCGCGCCCAACGCCGCGGATGCAATACACGTCATCCTCGTTCGCGCAGCCGCTCGTCGACTTGCTCAAGATGCTTCTCGGAACACGGAACGAGGGCAAGCCGGTTCACGGGCTGTTTCCGCGAGAAGCGTCCTTCTCTTCAGATACGCCGGACGCGGCACGCGAGCGCCTGTTCGTGCCGCTGTTCCGTCTGCTCGATCGCGTTCTTGCGCCCATACGGAGACTGCAGCGCGGGGGCATCCACGAGTATCTGCTCTATGTCATGCTGACGCTGCTCGCCCTGCTGATCTGGAAGGGAGGCCGCCCGTGA
- a CDS encoding NADH-quinone oxidoreductase subunit H encodes MVSLVLPLTAWLAAPFLLGVIARIKACVAGRRGPSLLQAYYDLAKLLRKGCVYSRTTSAVTRIAPSVILACVVLATLLLPWGGIRAPLSFAGDVVVLAYLLGLARFATVLAALDAGSSFEGMGASREVQFAALAEPSFFLGMLALVLCSGHVGLSDMVSAISLETWRDSTVLLLLVACSWFVLLLTENSRIPVDDPNTHLELTMVHEVMVLDYSGPDFGFILYAAALKLWVFGAVLVSIIVPLASFPLWLQGPVFLAGMLCVAVLIGVVESVMARLRLLHIPKVLIGAAALSLIALIVELVR; translated from the coding sequence ATGGTCTCCTTGGTCCTGCCCCTGACGGCATGGCTGGCCGCTCCGTTTCTGCTTGGTGTGATCGCCCGGATCAAAGCGTGCGTTGCAGGACGGCGCGGGCCGTCGTTGCTGCAGGCCTACTACGACTTGGCCAAGCTCCTGCGCAAGGGCTGCGTGTACAGCCGGACAACGAGCGCGGTGACCCGCATAGCTCCGTCGGTCATTCTCGCCTGCGTGGTGCTCGCGACGCTGCTGCTGCCGTGGGGCGGTATCCGTGCCCCGCTGTCCTTTGCTGGAGACGTGGTCGTGCTCGCGTACCTGCTGGGCCTGGCGCGCTTCGCCACGGTGCTGGCCGCGCTGGACGCGGGGTCGAGCTTTGAGGGCATGGGGGCGAGTCGTGAGGTGCAGTTCGCGGCGCTGGCCGAGCCGTCGTTCTTCCTCGGCATGCTGGCTCTCGTCCTGTGCTCGGGACACGTCGGGCTCTCGGACATGGTGTCGGCGATCTCGCTCGAGACGTGGCGCGATTCGACGGTCCTGTTGCTCCTGGTCGCGTGTTCCTGGTTCGTGCTGCTGCTGACGGAGAACTCGCGCATACCCGTGGACGACCCGAACACCCACCTGGAGTTGACGATGGTTCACGAGGTCATGGTGCTTGACTACAGCGGCCCGGACTTCGGCTTCATCCTGTATGCCGCCGCGCTGAAGCTCTGGGTATTCGGCGCGGTCCTGGTGAGTATCATCGTGCCGCTTGCCTCGTTCCCGCTGTGGCTGCAAGGGCCGGTGTTCCTCGCGGGGATGCTGTGTGTCGCGGTGCTCATCGGCGTTGTCGAATCGGTCATGGCGCGGTTGCGCCTCCTGCATATCCCCAAGGTGCTCATCGGCGC